From a region of the Salvelinus alpinus chromosome 2, SLU_Salpinus.1, whole genome shotgun sequence genome:
- the manbal gene encoding protein MANBAL, with protein MSAELDLSPPEVPEPTLLESLLRYGLFLGAIFQLICILAVIIPTSKGHEQEETEPNDMKAGDQNKKSKGPAPQIRQKLKKESKKKR; from the exons ATGTCCGCGGAACTGGACCTTTCGCCCCCAGAGGTACCTGAACCCACTTTGCTTGAGAGTCTCCTGCGCTATGGACTCTTTCTGGGAGCTATTTTCCAACTCATCTGCATCTTGGCTGTCATAATACCGACCTCCAAGGGGCATGAACAG GAGGAGACGGAGCCAAATGACATGAAAGCTGGTGACCAGAATAAGAAGTCAAAAGGACCTGCGCCTCAGATTCGTCAGAAACTAAAGAAAGAGAGCAAGAAGAAGCGATAG